One Catharus ustulatus isolate bCatUst1 chromosome 20, bCatUst1.pri.v2, whole genome shotgun sequence DNA window includes the following coding sequences:
- the NAT9 gene encoding N-acetyltransferase 9 has protein sequence MKINQDTVLRGKKVTLVPYTAAHVPRYHEWMQSEELQRLTASEPLSLEQEYEMQHSWRDDADKCTFIVLDSGRWPGQAEESSMVGDVNLFLTNTEDPTLGEIEIMIAEPSCRGRGFGKEATLLMMAYGVKKLGITKFEAKIGQENEASICMFKKLHFKEVAVNSIFQEVTLRLDVSDQERRWLLEQTNHVEEKSYAELKQPAGALDS, from the exons ATGAAGATTAACCAGGACACGGTGCTGCGAGGAAAGAAGGTGACGCTGGTGCCCTACACTGCTGCACACGTGCCCCG GTACCACGAGTGGATGCAGTCGGAGGAGCTGCAGCGACTGACAGCCTCAGAGCccctcagcctggagcaggagtACgaaatgcagcacagctggCGGGATGACGCTGACA AGTGCACCTTCATCGTGCTGGACTCGGGGCGCTggcctgggcaggcagaggaGAGCTCCATGGTGGGGGATGTGAATCTCTTCCTTACCAACACTGAGGACCCGACCCTGGGCGAGATTGAAATCATGATTGCAG AGCCCAGCTGCCGTGGCAGAGGGTTTGGCAAGGAGGCAACTCTGCTGATGATGGCCTATG GAGTGAAAAAACTGGGGATCACCAAGTTTGAGGCTAAGATTGGTCAGGAAAATGAAGCCAGTATCTGCATGTTCAAAAAGCTTCACTTTAAGGAG GTTGCTGTGAACAGCATTTTCCAGGAGGTGACGCTGAGGCTGGATGTCAGTGACCAGGAGAGACGGTGGCTCCTGGAGCAGACAAACCACGTGGAGGAGAAGAGCTACGCTGAGCTGAAGCAGCCAGCTGGGGCGCTGGACAGCTGA